A portion of the Pseudarthrobacter sp. L1SW genome contains these proteins:
- a CDS encoding tetratricopeptide repeat protein, whose translation MKLHQEIHGLRMQALGPDHDDTLESLDSIGARHRALSDGPAALSIYEQLYHARLRLSGPGRRETLLARNGVGMALSALGRNDEAIRLYEDLLLAAVGIYEPDSSALLSFRNNYANALGAVRRYAESAALHRDVYGARLRTSGPGQLSTLRSATNLCLQLREIGEYREAMAILQEAIDAASGILGGRHAQVTEARLEFVAHLWLSGSKQEALEFHAKISEDCVEAYGHAHPTTLFCQESLAERLVETGQIPAATVLRRRIHGTAMDAFGDGHLMRYWAHHILAAGLSWAKEHQECLEFALLAADGRRRFLGDDHQATVDSETVVAHALGWLKQHRQAADQYSYVARLLARKRGKSDRAVIKNSWSAARQLFKAGEHESALPALRNVLQTQIAAYGEGDAESLQMLSLYARNVYESGDWESALALTTCWVDRVESAFGASARQTIDAMNDLAEWCEGLEVPEQALAVRHRLLQAWRSASGPDSNESIDAETSVIAAHIMFGETRAATQEATSFNEDRRQRLGYLHEKALESQATLANLLELQGEWEALVSLRRQALDRVQMESSDSAIIADHQFALADTLASAGKDEEAIIRFSLLLAGQEAAVGLAHPQTVPIRQSLARLCLRSDKPGDAVAHYEALIAAQVDIDGADTPESLESRMELAHLQQELGSLEAKSSFRSNYELAQQLVPDDVRLLAARNDYAGSLYEEDRREEAFELLRWNVVESTRLLGAEHSDTIRIRCSLATALLDDGQAREAGEILEAAVDDHARTGGGLNSVLPMLQTLAEALRDGGRPEHVPAAYRHVLGILSEQLPFPDHLSDLELGRTLPDPFRYEDAIELERLNVAELHSTYGHHHPESRAATDQLLKTLQAVLWALTEK comes from the coding sequence TTGAAGCTCCACCAGGAGATACACGGGCTGCGCATGCAAGCGCTCGGCCCGGACCATGACGACACCTTGGAGAGCCTGGACAGCATCGGCGCGCGGCACCGCGCCCTCTCCGATGGCCCGGCTGCTCTATCCATTTATGAACAGCTCTACCACGCCCGACTTCGGTTGAGCGGTCCCGGACGCCGGGAAACCCTGCTTGCGCGCAACGGCGTGGGAATGGCTCTTTCCGCCCTTGGCCGGAACGACGAAGCCATTAGGCTTTATGAGGATTTGCTCCTTGCAGCCGTCGGCATTTATGAACCTGATTCCTCTGCCCTCTTGAGCTTCCGCAACAACTACGCAAACGCCTTGGGCGCCGTTCGGCGGTATGCCGAAAGTGCAGCACTCCATCGGGACGTGTACGGTGCCCGGCTGCGGACATCCGGCCCCGGGCAGTTGTCGACTTTGAGATCGGCCACAAACCTCTGCCTCCAACTGAGGGAAATCGGGGAATACCGCGAGGCTATGGCCATCCTCCAAGAAGCCATTGACGCCGCGTCCGGCATCCTGGGCGGCAGGCATGCGCAGGTGACGGAGGCGAGGCTGGAGTTTGTCGCGCACCTTTGGCTGTCGGGCTCAAAGCAGGAAGCCTTGGAGTTCCATGCCAAAATCAGCGAAGACTGCGTTGAAGCGTATGGTCATGCGCACCCCACTACGCTGTTTTGCCAGGAGTCACTGGCCGAACGGCTCGTCGAGACAGGCCAGATACCAGCCGCAACAGTGCTGAGGCGCAGGATTCACGGGACGGCAATGGACGCTTTTGGTGACGGGCACCTGATGAGGTACTGGGCCCACCACATCCTGGCCGCCGGCCTGAGTTGGGCGAAGGAACATCAAGAGTGCCTGGAATTTGCCCTCCTCGCTGCGGATGGGCGCCGGCGCTTCCTGGGTGATGATCACCAGGCAACGGTGGATTCAGAGACAGTGGTGGCCCACGCCCTTGGCTGGTTGAAGCAGCACCGTCAAGCGGCCGATCAGTACAGTTACGTTGCGCGCCTCTTAGCCAGGAAGCGGGGGAAATCGGACCGGGCAGTCATTAAGAACAGTTGGAGCGCAGCCCGGCAACTTTTCAAGGCCGGGGAGCACGAAAGTGCGTTGCCCGCTTTGCGCAACGTGCTGCAAACCCAGATAGCTGCGTACGGCGAAGGTGATGCCGAAAGCCTCCAAATGCTCTCGCTCTACGCCCGCAACGTATACGAGTCGGGCGATTGGGAATCGGCACTGGCGCTGACCACATGCTGGGTAGATCGGGTTGAGTCAGCCTTCGGTGCATCTGCCCGGCAGACTATCGACGCGATGAATGACCTGGCTGAGTGGTGCGAGGGTTTGGAGGTTCCGGAGCAGGCATTGGCGGTCCGGCACCGTCTGCTTCAGGCATGGCGTTCAGCGAGCGGTCCGGACAGCAACGAGTCGATTGACGCCGAGACCTCCGTCATTGCGGCGCACATAATGTTCGGGGAGACCCGGGCGGCCACGCAGGAAGCCACCAGTTTCAACGAAGACCGCCGACAGCGGCTTGGCTACCTCCACGAGAAGGCACTTGAATCGCAGGCAACCCTCGCCAACCTGCTTGAGCTGCAGGGCGAGTGGGAAGCCCTGGTCTCGTTGCGGCGCCAGGCCTTGGACCGGGTCCAAATGGAATCGAGTGACAGCGCGATTATCGCCGACCATCAGTTTGCCCTAGCCGACACCCTGGCTTCCGCCGGCAAGGACGAGGAAGCCATAATACGCTTCAGCCTGCTGCTCGCAGGCCAGGAGGCGGCGGTGGGCTTGGCGCACCCGCAAACCGTCCCCATCCGGCAGTCCCTGGCCCGCTTATGCCTTCGGTCCGACAAACCAGGTGATGCTGTGGCCCACTATGAGGCCCTGATCGCTGCGCAGGTGGACATTGACGGAGCCGACACCCCTGAATCCCTGGAATCGCGCATGGAATTGGCTCACCTCCAGCAGGAACTGGGAAGCCTCGAGGCGAAAAGTTCGTTCCGCTCAAACTACGAGCTGGCCCAACAGCTTGTCCCCGACGATGTGAGGCTTCTGGCGGCTCGTAACGACTATGCCGGCAGCCTCTACGAAGAGGACCGGCGCGAGGAGGCTTTCGAATTGCTGCGGTGGAACGTTGTGGAGTCGACCCGGCTCTTGGGAGCGGAACACAGCGACACCATACGAATCCGGTGCAGCCTCGCAACAGCACTCCTCGACGATGGTCAGGCACGGGAAGCCGGGGAGATCCTCGAGGCTGCCGTCGACGACCATGCCCGGACCGGCGGTGGACTGAACAGCGTTCTCCCTATGCTGCAGACACTCGCGGAAGCCCTGCGCGACGGCGGGCGGCCTGAACACGTACCCGCAGCATACCGACACGTGCTTGGCATCCTGTCGGAACAACTCCCGTTCCCCGACCACCTTAGTGACCTTGAGCTGGGCAGAACCTTGCCGGATCCCTTCCGCTACGAAGACGCTATCGAACTTGAGAGGTTGAATGTAGCCGAACTGCACAGCACCTACGGACACCACCACCCGGAATCCCGCGCCGCGACCGACCAGCTGTTGAAGACCCTTCAGGCCGTTCTGTGGGCCCTGACTGAGAAATAG
- a CDS encoding TerC family protein, whose product MNVPLWGWLAVLLFIVLMLAIDLFAHRKAHVIGVREAALWSAVWVAFGVGFGVMVWQVFGAEFGQQYFAGYLIEKSLAVDNVFVWAIIFTYFAVPREYQHRVLFFGVLGALVFRGIFIAAGAAIIASAGWVLYLFAAFLLITGYRMIRHRNDHVDPEKSRALMFFRRHVPMTDDFHGQRFLIRRRGVLLATPLLAVLVLVEVTDIIFAVDSIPAIFAVTDDVFLVFTANAFAILGLRAMYFLLADLIHRFIYLKTGLALVLIWVGIKMFLKIDVFYIPTPVSLAVIAAILAVSVAASLWATRGQERRALPRPERAPFGTASPEDLEALEPLWRRREPNRSEHL is encoded by the coding sequence ATGAACGTTCCCCTGTGGGGCTGGCTGGCTGTCCTTCTCTTTATCGTCCTGATGCTTGCGATTGACCTCTTTGCCCACCGCAAAGCACACGTGATCGGCGTGCGGGAAGCAGCGCTCTGGTCCGCCGTCTGGGTGGCCTTTGGTGTTGGCTTCGGTGTCATGGTGTGGCAGGTGTTCGGTGCCGAGTTCGGCCAGCAGTACTTTGCCGGCTACCTGATTGAAAAGTCCCTCGCCGTGGACAACGTGTTTGTTTGGGCCATCATCTTCACGTACTTCGCCGTACCGCGGGAGTACCAGCACCGCGTCCTGTTCTTCGGCGTCCTGGGGGCACTGGTGTTCCGGGGCATTTTCATTGCGGCCGGTGCGGCGATTATCGCCAGCGCAGGATGGGTGCTCTACCTGTTCGCAGCCTTCCTGCTCATCACCGGCTACCGGATGATCCGGCACCGGAACGACCATGTTGATCCGGAGAAGTCCCGGGCGCTGATGTTTTTCCGCCGGCATGTGCCCATGACGGATGACTTCCACGGGCAGCGGTTCCTGATCCGGCGCCGCGGGGTCCTGCTGGCCACTCCGCTGCTTGCGGTCCTGGTCCTCGTCGAGGTGACGGACATCATCTTCGCCGTTGACTCCATTCCTGCCATCTTCGCCGTTACCGATGACGTGTTCCTGGTGTTCACTGCGAACGCGTTCGCCATCCTGGGCCTTCGTGCCATGTATTTCCTCCTGGCGGACCTGATCCACCGGTTCATCTACCTGAAGACCGGCCTGGCGCTCGTCCTGATCTGGGTGGGCATCAAGATGTTCCTGAAGATCGATGTCTTCTACATCCCCACTCCGGTTTCCCTCGCAGTGATTGCCGCGATCCTTGCCGTGTCGGTAGCGGCCAGCCTGTGGGCGACACGGGGCCAGGAGCGCCGGGCCCTGCCCCGGCCTGAGCGCGCGCCGTTTGGAACCGCCTCCCCCGAGGACCTGGAGGCCTTGGAACCGCTGTGGCGGCGCAGGGAGCCAAACAGGTCGGAGCATCTGTGA
- a CDS encoding winged helix-turn-helix domain-containing protein produces MTAERAAASRQEAPGPGRPARPAWTFLTNHGHVLLSVAREPDILVTDIAERVGITTRAALQILKDLETAGYLQRTRVGRRTHYTIRPHQHFRHPSTAAQEVDGLIRLFTERAPGGGPAARAEP; encoded by the coding sequence ATGACAGCTGAACGTGCCGCCGCGAGCCGTCAGGAGGCGCCAGGTCCAGGCAGGCCTGCCCGGCCCGCCTGGACCTTCCTCACCAACCACGGGCATGTCCTGCTGTCCGTGGCACGGGAGCCCGACATCCTGGTTACGGATATCGCGGAGCGGGTGGGCATCACCACCCGGGCCGCCCTGCAGATCCTCAAGGACCTCGAAACTGCGGGCTATCTGCAACGGACAAGGGTAGGGCGCAGAACCCACTACACCATCCGGCCCCACCAGCACTTCCGGCATCCCTCCACTGCGGCGCAGGAAGTGGACGGCCTGATCCGCCTGTTCACAGAGCGTGCGCCGGGCGGTGGTCCGGCGGCGCGGGCGGAACCGTAA
- a CDS encoding bifunctional riboflavin kinase/FAD synthetase — protein sequence MVYIWNDPSEVPADFGPSVVTIGNFDGVHRGHQQVLSELVRTARITKSKAVVVTFDPHPALVHRPESAPELIMGLQDKLEALGELGLDAILVMKYSLDLASLTPEEFVEQYLVDCLHAGHVVIGHDVRFGRGNSGDLDTMKALGQKFGFEVQVISEFGSEGYPLHDDDGTDRRCSSTWVREALQEGDVATAAAVLGRPHRMRGEVVHGAARGRALGFPTANLASNASGLVPADGIYAGWLVDQAGTRWPAAISVGSNPTFDGVSRQVEAHVIDRPKEDVEDFDLYGQTVVVEFVARLRGMVAYRGPEALVEQMRLDVIQAHGLLARR from the coding sequence ATGGTCTACATCTGGAACGATCCGTCCGAGGTCCCGGCGGACTTCGGCCCATCTGTGGTCACCATCGGAAACTTCGACGGCGTGCACCGGGGACACCAGCAGGTCCTGTCCGAGCTGGTGCGCACGGCACGGATCACAAAGTCCAAAGCGGTTGTTGTCACCTTCGATCCGCACCCTGCCCTGGTTCACCGCCCCGAGTCCGCGCCCGAGCTGATCATGGGGCTGCAGGACAAGCTGGAGGCGTTGGGGGAGTTGGGCCTGGACGCCATCCTGGTCATGAAGTATTCACTGGACCTGGCCAGCCTCACCCCTGAGGAATTTGTGGAGCAGTACCTGGTGGACTGCCTGCACGCCGGCCATGTTGTTATCGGCCACGACGTACGCTTCGGCCGCGGCAACTCAGGGGACCTGGACACCATGAAGGCCCTCGGCCAGAAGTTCGGGTTCGAGGTGCAGGTGATCAGCGAGTTCGGCTCCGAGGGTTACCCCCTGCATGACGACGACGGGACGGACCGCCGCTGCTCCTCCACCTGGGTGCGGGAAGCCCTCCAGGAGGGAGACGTTGCCACGGCTGCCGCCGTGCTGGGCCGTCCGCACCGCATGCGCGGCGAGGTTGTCCATGGGGCCGCCCGCGGCCGTGCCCTTGGTTTCCCCACCGCCAACCTTGCCAGCAACGCCAGCGGCCTGGTCCCTGCCGACGGGATCTACGCCGGGTGGCTGGTGGACCAGGCTGGAACGCGGTGGCCTGCGGCAATCTCCGTGGGTTCCAACCCCACATTCGACGGCGTCAGTCGCCAGGTGGAGGCCCACGTGATCGACCGGCCCAAGGAGGACGTGGAGGACTTCGATCTCTACGGCCAGACAGTAGTCGTGGAATTTGTAGCCCGGCTGCGGGGCATGGTGGCCTACCGTGGGCCGGAGGCACTCGTGGAGCAGATGCGCCTGGACGTCATCCAGGCCCACGGGCTGCTGGCCAGGCGCTAG
- the kynA gene encoding tryptophan 2,3-dioxygenase yields the protein MSVEKNTRKLDKGIVRDFSSRMSYASYLQLPTLLSAQQPVSKPEHHDELLFIIQHQTTELWLKLVLHELRSAAAWLRADDLGSALKGIARVKHIQKTLTEQWSVLATLTPTEYSQFRGFLGNSSGFQSSQYRAVEFVLGNKNRKMLPVFESDPEAHAMLEELLAAPSIYDEFLAYLARQGFDVPASVLQRDVTKAHEYTPELVPLFKHIYENAADNWGAYEACEELVDLEDNFQLWRFRHLRTVQRTIGMKSGTGGSSGAAFLQKALELTFFPELFAVRTEIGQ from the coding sequence GTGTCCGTCGAGAAGAACACCCGGAAGCTGGACAAGGGGATTGTCCGCGACTTCAGCTCACGGATGAGCTACGCGTCCTACCTGCAGCTGCCAACCCTCCTGAGCGCGCAGCAGCCGGTCAGCAAGCCCGAACACCACGATGAACTTCTCTTCATCATCCAGCACCAGACCACCGAGCTGTGGCTGAAGCTGGTGCTGCATGAACTGCGCAGCGCCGCGGCGTGGCTTCGCGCAGATGACCTGGGGTCGGCGCTCAAGGGCATTGCCCGGGTGAAGCACATCCAGAAAACGCTGACCGAGCAGTGGTCCGTGCTGGCCACCCTCACCCCCACCGAGTATTCCCAGTTCCGCGGGTTCCTTGGCAATTCCTCCGGCTTCCAGTCGAGCCAGTACCGCGCTGTGGAGTTCGTGCTGGGCAACAAGAACCGAAAGATGCTCCCGGTGTTCGAGTCGGACCCGGAGGCGCACGCCATGCTGGAGGAACTGCTGGCAGCACCCAGTATCTACGACGAATTCCTCGCCTACCTCGCCCGGCAGGGCTTCGACGTGCCGGCGTCGGTCCTGCAACGGGACGTCACGAAGGCACACGAGTACACCCCGGAACTGGTGCCGCTGTTCAAGCACATCTATGAGAACGCCGCGGACAACTGGGGCGCGTACGAGGCGTGCGAGGAACTGGTGGACCTTGAGGACAACTTCCAGCTGTGGCGTTTCCGGCACCTGCGGACCGTCCAAAGGACCATCGGGATGAAATCCGGAACGGGCGGATCCAGCGGCGCCGCGTTCCTGCAGAAGGCCCTCGAGCTGACCTTCTTCCCGGAACTTTTCGCAGTCAGGACGGAGATCGGACAATGA
- a CDS encoding kynureninase, with protein MTIQGENPAAPAEAPLQQRAADLDREDPLGHCRGHFIGTDTPLSYLDGNSLGRPLKRTAEDIAAFIRDDWGGRLIRGWDEQWLALPQSIGDQLGRAVLGAAPGQTIIADSTTVVLYKLIRAALAAVADPDRNELVLDTENFPTDRYLVEGIALEEGLTLRWIQADPAAGVTVDQVREATGQRTAVVLLSQVAYRSGHLADLPAITAAVHDAGALVVWDLCHSAGSVEIDLDGADVDFAAGCTYKYLNGGPGSPAFAYVNARHLPALNQPIWGWMGRKDAFGMAAGYEPAPGIRGFLSGTPAIFGMLAMRGTLDLIEEASMAAIRAKSEKLTAFAVEVFDAWLAPLGAELASPRDPAERGSHITVDHPDFTKATVEALWEGDVIPDFRAPRGIRVGLSPLSTSFREVLQGMEAMRDRLQG; from the coding sequence ATGACCATCCAAGGGGAGAACCCAGCTGCACCAGCGGAGGCGCCGTTGCAGCAGCGCGCCGCCGACCTCGACCGGGAGGATCCGCTGGGGCACTGCCGCGGTCACTTCATCGGCACGGACACACCCCTGTCCTACCTGGACGGAAACTCGCTGGGCCGGCCGCTGAAGCGCACTGCCGAGGACATCGCCGCCTTCATCCGCGACGACTGGGGTGGGCGGCTCATCCGCGGCTGGGACGAGCAGTGGCTGGCCCTGCCGCAGTCCATCGGCGACCAGCTGGGACGGGCAGTGCTGGGCGCCGCGCCGGGCCAGACCATCATCGCCGACTCCACCACCGTGGTGCTCTACAAGCTGATCCGTGCAGCCCTTGCCGCTGTAGCGGATCCGGACCGCAACGAACTGGTCCTTGACACTGAAAACTTTCCCACGGACCGGTACCTCGTCGAGGGCATTGCCCTTGAAGAGGGCCTGACCCTGCGCTGGATCCAGGCGGATCCGGCCGCGGGGGTGACCGTTGACCAGGTGCGCGAGGCAACGGGGCAGCGCACCGCCGTCGTACTCCTCAGCCAGGTCGCCTACCGCTCGGGCCATTTGGCGGACCTTCCCGCCATCACCGCAGCAGTGCACGACGCCGGGGCCCTGGTGGTGTGGGATCTTTGCCATTCGGCGGGGTCGGTGGAGATCGACCTGGACGGTGCCGACGTGGACTTCGCGGCCGGCTGCACCTACAAGTACCTTAACGGGGGTCCCGGCTCGCCTGCCTTCGCCTACGTCAATGCCCGGCACCTGCCCGCGCTGAACCAGCCCATCTGGGGCTGGATGGGGCGGAAGGACGCCTTCGGGATGGCTGCCGGCTATGAGCCGGCGCCGGGGATCCGGGGGTTCCTCAGCGGGACGCCGGCGATCTTCGGGATGCTGGCGATGCGTGGAACCCTGGACCTGATTGAGGAAGCCTCCATGGCTGCCATTCGGGCTAAATCGGAGAAGCTCACAGCCTTCGCCGTCGAGGTGTTTGATGCCTGGCTGGCGCCGCTGGGAGCTGAACTTGCCTCACCGCGGGATCCCGCAGAACGCGGCAGCCACATTACGGTGGACCATCCGGATTTCACCAAGGCAACGGTGGAGGCGCTGTGGGAAGGCGACGTCATCCCGGACTTCCGCGCCCCCCGCGGTATCCGCGTAGGCCTGTCGCCGCTGAGCACCAGCTTCCGGGAGGTTCTCCAGGGCATGGAGGCGATGCGGGACCGCCTGCAGGGATAA
- the rpsO gene encoding 30S ribosomal protein S15, with protein sequence MALDAAVKQSIIKEYATGEGDTGSPEVQVAVLTQRIKDLTEHMKEHKHDYHTQRGLLAMVGRRKRMLSYLKKTDIARYRSLIERLGLRR encoded by the coding sequence GTGGCACTTGACGCCGCTGTAAAGCAGTCCATCATCAAGGAATACGCAACCGGCGAAGGCGACACCGGTTCACCGGAGGTCCAGGTTGCAGTCCTGACCCAGCGGATCAAGGATCTGACTGAGCACATGAAGGAGCACAAGCACGACTACCACACCCAGCGCGGTCTGCTGGCCATGGTTGGTCGTCGCAAGCGCATGCTGAGCTACCTCAAGAAGACTGACATCGCCCGCTACCGTTCGCTCATCGAGCGCCTCGGCCTGCGCCGCTAG
- a CDS encoding polyribonucleotide nucleotidyltransferase, translating to MEGPEIQFSEAVIDNGRFGKRVIRFETGRLAKQAAGAAMVYIDDDTALLSATTAGKHPREGFDFFPLTVDVEERMYAAGRIPGSFFRREGRPSTEAILACRLMDRPLRPAFIKGLRNEVQIVVTVLAINPDELYDVVAINASSMSTQLSGLPFSGPIGGVRVALVADENGSQWVAFPKHSQLENSVFNMVVAGRIAGDDVAIMMVEAEATDNSWNLIKEQGATAPTEEVVSEGLEAAKPFIKALCDAQADLAARAAKPTVEFPVFLDYEDDVYAAVEAAAAEKLTAVFQIADKQERDNASDALKDEVTASLAGQFEGREKELSAAFRSVTKHVVRQRILKDQIRIDGRGLTDIRQLTAEVEVLPRVHGSAIFERGETQIMGVTTLNMLKMEQQIDSLSPVKTKRYMHNYNFPPYSTGETGRVGSPKRREIGHGALAERALVPVLPSREEFPYAIRQVSEALSSNGSTSMGSVCASTLSMLNAGVPLKAAVAGIAMGLVSDQVDGQTRYAALTDILGAEDAFGDMDFKVAGTSEFVTAIQLDTKLDGIPASVLAAALKQAREARLHILEVINSAIDTPDELSEFAPRVIAVKIPVDKIGEVIGPKGKMINQIQEDTGADISIEDDGTVYIGATNGPSAEAARSAINAIANPQVPEIGERYLGTVVKTTTFGAFVSLTPGKDGLLHISELRKLANGKRVDNVDDVVSVGQKVQVEITKIDDRGKLSLAPVVAEEEGAEVEVETERAHTTEPAEGADI from the coding sequence TTGGAGGGTCCCGAAATCCAGTTCTCGGAAGCAGTCATTGACAATGGCCGTTTCGGCAAGCGCGTAATCCGCTTCGAAACCGGCCGCCTTGCCAAGCAGGCAGCCGGCGCAGCGATGGTGTACATCGACGACGACACCGCGCTGCTGTCCGCCACCACCGCCGGCAAGCACCCGCGTGAAGGCTTTGACTTCTTCCCGCTGACGGTCGACGTCGAAGAGCGCATGTACGCTGCCGGCCGCATCCCGGGCTCGTTCTTCCGCCGCGAAGGACGCCCGTCCACCGAAGCCATCCTGGCCTGCCGCCTGATGGACCGCCCGCTGCGCCCCGCCTTCATCAAGGGCCTGCGCAACGAGGTCCAGATCGTGGTCACCGTCCTGGCGATCAACCCGGACGAGCTCTACGACGTGGTGGCCATCAACGCCTCCTCGATGTCCACCCAGCTGTCCGGCCTGCCGTTCTCCGGCCCCATCGGCGGCGTCCGCGTTGCCCTGGTTGCCGACGAAAACGGATCCCAGTGGGTGGCGTTCCCCAAGCACTCACAGCTGGAGAACTCCGTCTTCAACATGGTGGTAGCCGGCCGTATTGCCGGTGACGACGTCGCGATCATGATGGTCGAAGCCGAAGCCACGGACAACTCCTGGAACCTCATCAAGGAACAGGGCGCCACCGCCCCCACGGAAGAGGTTGTTTCCGAGGGCCTCGAGGCTGCCAAGCCGTTCATCAAGGCACTCTGCGACGCCCAGGCCGACCTCGCCGCCCGCGCTGCCAAGCCGACCGTCGAGTTCCCGGTCTTCCTGGACTACGAGGACGACGTTTACGCCGCCGTTGAGGCCGCTGCCGCCGAGAAGCTGACCGCTGTCTTCCAGATCGCCGACAAGCAGGAGCGCGACAACGCGTCCGACGCCCTGAAGGACGAGGTCACCGCTTCCCTGGCCGGCCAGTTCGAAGGCCGCGAGAAGGAGCTGTCCGCTGCCTTCCGCTCGGTTACCAAGCACGTTGTGCGCCAGCGCATCCTCAAGGACCAGATCCGCATCGACGGCCGTGGTCTGACGGACATCCGCCAGCTCACCGCCGAGGTTGAGGTCCTGCCCCGCGTCCACGGTTCGGCCATCTTCGAGCGCGGCGAGACCCAGATCATGGGTGTCACCACGCTGAACATGCTGAAGATGGAACAGCAGATCGACTCGCTGTCGCCAGTGAAGACCAAGCGCTACATGCACAACTACAACTTCCCGCCGTACTCCACCGGTGAGACCGGCCGCGTCGGTTCGCCGAAGCGCCGCGAAATCGGCCACGGTGCGCTGGCCGAGCGCGCGCTGGTGCCGGTCCTGCCGTCCCGCGAGGAATTCCCGTACGCCATCCGCCAGGTGTCTGAGGCTCTCAGCTCCAACGGTTCGACGTCGATGGGTTCCGTCTGCGCCTCCACCCTCTCGATGCTGAACGCAGGTGTGCCCCTGAAGGCCGCCGTCGCCGGCATCGCCATGGGCCTGGTCTCTGACCAGGTGGACGGCCAGACCCGCTACGCTGCGCTGACCGACATCCTTGGTGCTGAAGATGCCTTCGGTGACATGGACTTCAAGGTTGCCGGTACCTCCGAGTTCGTCACGGCCATCCAGCTGGACACCAAGCTCGACGGCATCCCCGCTTCCGTGCTGGCAGCAGCCCTGAAGCAGGCCCGCGAAGCACGCCTCCACATCCTCGAGGTCATCAACTCGGCCATTGACACCCCGGACGAGCTCTCCGAGTTCGCACCGCGCGTTATCGCCGTGAAGATCCCCGTGGACAAGATCGGCGAGGTCATCGGCCCCAAGGGCAAGATGATCAACCAGATCCAGGAGGACACCGGCGCCGACATCTCCATCGAGGACGACGGCACGGTCTACATTGGCGCCACCAATGGCCCGTCTGCAGAAGCAGCACGTTCCGCCATCAACGCCATCGCGAACCCGCAGGTCCCGGAAATCGGCGAGCGCTACCTGGGTACGGTCGTCAAGACCACCACCTTCGGTGCCTTCGTTTCGCTGACCCCGGGCAAGGACGGCCTCCTGCACATCTCCGAGCTGCGCAAGCTGGCCAACGGCAAGCGCGTGGACAACGTTGACGACGTTGTCTCGGTGGGCCAGAAGGTCCAGGTGGAGATCACCAAGATCGACGACCGCGGCAAGCTCTCGCTCGCCCCGGTGGTTGCCGAGGAAGAAGGCGCCGAGGTTGAGGTTGAGACCGAGCGCGCCCACACCACGGAGCCCGCTGAAGGCGCTGACATCTAG